The Chamaesiphon minutus PCC 6605 DNA window TTTTAGATGTAGAAATGCCGCTCGTAGGCGGCTTAGATGTGTGTCGATCGATCCGCGATCGCCCAGAGTGGTCGCATTTACCGATTATTGTGCTGACTGCGCACACCGAACCGACCTTAATTCAACAAGTGTTTGCGATCGGGGCGGATGATTTTGCCACCAAGCCTGTAATCGGGCCAGAAATTATCGCCCGGATTACCAATTTGCTGGAGCGTCAGCAGGTGCAACGATTGAAAACCGATCGCAAGCAGCAACAAGTGGCAACCGCTCGCATCCAGCTAGCCGATCGGGTCAAAATTCAAGCCGCCTTGATGGCGATCGAGGCTGCACTCCAATCCGAACAACCGTTCCAGCCCGATCGGCATCGTCAAATCCTAGAGCAAGTAAACATCTTACGCCAATTATTATTGCCTGATTTGTAATCTCACATCTTGCACCAGCCGAATCCCCTCTTCCCCAATACGGTTCGGTTAAGCAAATATATTAGTCCGCGTAGGCGACGCGCGCTCCTCGGCTTTGCCGAGGGTTTAGCGCGACAAGACAGCGGACTTTGCATCATAAGCGGCGGTTTCAACCGCTGACCAAATCACTAACCGAACCGTATTGCCCTCTCCCCTATCCACAACAGGTAACAAAACTACAAACTGAGCGGGGTGTCATAGGCTGTCGCTTTTGACTACTCCTCGCCGTGAACGGCGGGGATTCCCTAGCTTCGCAACTAGGTTTTCTGTAAAATTAGATTGGGCGTTGCTGAATTGATGTATGAAAAGTTAGAGAGTGTATGAAAACAAGGAATCATACATTAAATCAGCAATACCACTTTTTACTACATTCTGTAGCTCGATCTTTCTTCACAAGTTCTTCATCTAATGGCGGTACCATTGTCAGACAACTAGTCGATCGAAAGAGGCTCGTTCTTATGGACAGCGACAACTACAAATCTCTGATATCTAACGCCCGAGATTATTGCACTCCAGCTTGGTGGATCGAAATTTTTACCGCACAGCCCAAATGTACCTATTATTTTGGCCCATTCGATCGGATCTGGGAAGCTGAAACGGCAGTCTCTGGCTACTTGGAAGATCTCCAGAGCGAACTCGCCCAAGGTATTCAAGCGCAGATAAACAAATGTTGCCAGCCCGATCTCCTGACAATCGAATACGATCCGAGCGATAATTCCCCATCCCAAATGGTCTGACATCAGCCTACTGCTATTCGATAACTCGATCGTCACTTGGCAACTTACTCCCTGCCCACTCAAGCAATAGGCAATTCGTTCGTTTATCCACCGATCTCTATTCACTTAATTAGGGATTGACTTTGAAACTTGCGATCGTGGAACTCAAACGCTTTGCTTTTAACCATCTATATGCTAGATATTGGGGTTGATTATTACGTCCATAAAGATAGTTATATCGAAAGAAATCTTGGCCTTCAGCAGGAAATAAATCGATAAAAACTCTTGCGGCTGATAGATAATCCGTCGCTCCAGCTATTGCTAGTTGCTGTTGTCTGTCAGGAAATTTTTTAACCACGATCCGATCGATCCTTACAATTTAGGTGTAAATAAATTTGGTGTGTAAGTAGATGTTAGAAATACATCTACCAGCCGATTTGCACTAACGATCGTCAAACATACGATCGATTTTTGGCTGGCTTTACACCTATATTATCTCCGCGAAAATACTTTCAACCTCAGCTAATTGACGCAACACAATTTTGACCACAGATAGATCGGTATCTAGTGGTCTACGGCGTAAATCTAGGTAATTTTGATGGGGAGGGAGCGAGGAACGTTTAGCGGTAAGGCTGCGCTACGACCGCACTTTCCGTTTTGTTGAATTCTGCCCGTAGTTCGCCACGATCCCCGGATCGTCAACCATATTCACAACCGTACCCAAAACTGCAACTTTAGAGACTTCCAAGGTTCTTAATGCATTTCTCAAGGCTTCGCGGTGAACTTTGCCAAGCCTGGTAACCATTAAAAGTCCATCAGTTTGGGGGATTAATAGTAGTGAATCTGCAAAATTCAGCGGTACGGTATCATAGATTACTAGATCGAAATTATGCTCGCAATTCTGGACTAGCTCCTGCATTTTTTTTGAACTTAAAATACTAGTCGGATCTAAAGTCACAGAACCTGCCAGGAGCACGAATAAGTTTGTCTCCCCAGGTAAGAGTTGTACTGTATCCATTAGCTTCGTCGTTCCAGCAATTACATCTGTCAGGCCCTCTAGTGTCTCTCTATTATGGTGTCGATCTACTAGATTTTGCAAACTGGGCTTGCGCAGATCGGCATTAACTAATAATACCCGCTGACCCATGGCCGCCGCCGCTTGAGCGAGTTGGATGGCGATAGTTGTTTTACCCTCATTGGGTAATGCCGAACTCACAACTAGCGATCGAATCGGCAGATCCGGATTGAGGAGGCGCAGTTGTGAATTTAGGGCGCGGAAGGACTCAATGAATGGCGAGAATCGGTAGTGATGGACGATCTCATCGTCTTCACTCAGCGGGGGAAGTATCCCTTTGTCTTTTCTAGAATTAGCATGTTTGAGGGCCTTCCGTTCATCTTCTCGCTGCGGAATTAATCCCAAAATAGCAATATTGATTTCTTCTCGCAAGTCTTTAATTGAATAAATAACATCATTCATTTTATCGACAACTAAAGCAGCCCCACTCCCGATCAGCAAGCCAAGAATCGAGCCTAAAACTACATCCTTTAATAATCCAGAAGATGATACCGCGCCAACTGAAGGAGCTGCAATTATCTCCCATGGTACTTCTTGACGAGCTGCATTGATCATCAACTCTTCACGTTTTTGCAGAAACTTGCTTAGTTGTTCTGTGGCAATCTTTAATTGTCTTTGCAGATTTTCATATTGACGAGAGATGATTGGTAGCTTACCTGTTTCGGTAGCTAGGATTTGACTTGCTTCATTTAGACTTTTGAGCTTGGCTTCCAAAACTTTCACTTGGGTAGCAACAGCGATAAACTGCTTGCTCAGATCTTGACGCAGTGCATTTTGATAGGGCAGAGATTGGGCGTTGGGAGTACTCTGAGATAGGTTGCTACCCAAGAGGCTATCGGATTTTGCCTGTAATAGCGGCAGCAATTTTTTTCTTTTTTCCCGCAGCGAAATTATTTTCGGATGCTCGTCTGTCAATTCAGCCGATAGACCCTCTAATTCCACATCAATGTCCTGAATTTGTTTGACCAATTGTTGATATCCAGGAGCCTCACTCAGCACTGAAGCTGCTTCAGCACTTTTTGGCTGAAGTTGAAGCTGCTGTTCCAAAGAGCGATAGAGTTGTTTGGCTTTGGCTAACTCTACTTGCGTTGTTTGTTGCTCTTGCTTGGTGTTGCTCATTTGAACGCCAAGTTGAGATCCTAATGTAGTTGGATCGATTAGCTGATTTTTTTCGCGAAAATTCTGTAATGCTGACTCTAAATAGCTGACTTGAGTTTTGACGTTGGGTAGTTGGTCGTCTACAAATTTAATCGCTCGACGCACATTTGTTTGGCGTTCGCTCAAGCTATATTGGATATATGCATTAGAAACGAGATTTAGTACCTGTTTTGTCTCATTTTCCGATCGAGAGGCATATCGGACTTCCAGAATTTTAGTTTCTGTTGTGTCTTTAAGGCGACCAATTGTTAGAGATGCCTTGAGTTTTTCGTAAGAAATTTGTGGATAAGTGGGTTTAAGTTTGGTAGCTACAGGAAGTAAAATTTTACTGCTTAGAAGTAATTGGATTTGAGTTGGATAATCTAATGTAGTTTTTGAAGAATGGGCACCGTCTAAATCTTGGGCTTCAACACTTGCCCGAGTGCCAGTTACCGCAGAAACTACTTGACCCTCTACGGTAACTGGCTCGATCAATACTTTGAAGCTGCCTTCATACGCAGGCGGTCGAGTGCGATTCCAGACGATCGTGGCCCCGGTGGCGAGGATAGTGATTGCAATGACGATCCGAATCCGTCTCTGGATCGCACCAAAAACTTGACTGAAATCTAAACCACCTTCATCGGAGTTAGTACCGAGTGTATCGGCATTGAGCATACCGCTGTGCGATTGCCGATTTAGATGACTTTCCTGCCCATTATCTTCACCCGGTTTTACGACAATACTCATTTATAACTAACCCTAAAAAGTCCAAGCAGGTTGAAATACTTGTCAAAATGTATCCTTAGATACAATCTGTAGTGAGCAACTTCTCAACACGAGCCGATCTCGATCGCAACAGCCGTTAAGTATTTCTATCTCTAAGTTATTACTCGGAGTTGACACTCGTCAATTTTAACAATTTGAATACCTATTTGTGCGACAATTCAGCTATAAAGCCGATCGTACGATCTTCACAACTTGACGCCTTTATCGAGTACTAAGTTGTCGGGAAATCCCGCTCTCGCCTATTTTTCGATCGGATATCCAACATAAAGTGGGATCTGTTTGCCACTACCTACATAATTGGGCAAACTGCTACCAGTTAGATCGCGGACGAGCTTACCCCTTATTTCCCTGACATAGGTTGTATAATTTGGACTACCACCATGATTAACTTCTCCCAAGGTAATTGAGATGGAAGAATCATTATTGATAAACATCGGATAGTTCTGCGTTCCATCTGGGCCGACTGTCGTGCTATAAGCCAAACCGCCTAGCAACTCAGTTTTACCACCACCTTTCGTATCGATAAGCGTGCCACCCCGCTCGGTTTTTAGTCCCAAAATCCATAGTTTCCCACCGTTATTGGTGATGTGAGTGCCTGTATTTTCGACGTTAAACTGTCTAGCCCACACGTTTTGTCGATTAAATGTCCAGGTTTGCCAAGGGTTGGAGACCACATTTTCGATAAATACATCTCCCGATCCTGTCATGTTACCAGATACATTCGTAGCGTCGCGAATAACCAGCGTTCGTGACGAAGCATTTTCTAAAGTTGTAGTGGGATTGTAACCACTGCCGATGCGCTCGAACACGACGATCGGATTTTTCCCACCAATGACTTTAAAGCCAGGATTAACTGTCTTTGGGACCTCAACGATCGCCTCTGTACCAACTATCCGCCGGACATTGTTACGAATTAAGATCGTCTTGTTTAAATGATAGACTCCAACAGGCAAGTAAACGGTAGTCTTCCCCGAATCAATGGCAGCCTGGATCGCGGCTGTATCATCTTTCCCATCACCAGGAATCGCCCCGAAGGAGCCGACATTCGCCCAAGCAGTTTGAGCTGGATTATCCCAAGGAACATCAGGAGTTTCTTTAATTGGCAGATTGAGTGTTTGCCGTGGTGATGGGAACTGATTTATGGTTCCTCCAGAAGATATAAACTCAGCGATCGTCGCACCGACTTGAGGCCGATCCTGATTCTGAATTGCGACTTGATAGCCTGATGTTTTGAGGTTGCGGACAAGCAGGTCGAGCGGGAAATCGCTGCGAATTGCTGGTTGACGCGAAGCTGCACCAGTACCGTTCAAAGCAGAATCCAGCAAAGTCATTCGCCCACCAGCGTTGTAAATAGCGGTGACAGTATTATCACTTTTTAAACCGCGAATATTGACGATCTGACCTGTATTATATAAACCATAAACGCTCTGATTTTGAAGCGAAATGTTTTCAAGTGTTTGACTGTTAATCCGAAAGCCAGTTCTGATCCCATACTGAAATCCGATTACGGTCAGGTTCTTGACTAGGAGGGGGCCGATTTCATCGGCAAAATTCATGTCTAGACCATTAATACCCTGCCCATCCTGAGATTGAATGGTGACGTTGCGGAGCGATCCTTGATTATTGGCGTTAAACTGAATGCCGATCGCTCCAGGATTATTAGTTCCCGTATCGACAGTGAGATTGCGAATCGAGTTACCAAATCGCTGGGCAGGAGCGGGACCCGTGAAAATAACTGCTTTGGGGGTAGTGGCGATCGTAAAGCCTGCCGCACTGTCTTTGAGCTTGATAGTTACACCGCTCTGGCTCTGTCCTTGCAGGATGGTATTCTTATATTCGTTGCCTTTGCCCGGTGTACCTGGTGGCCAGACGATCGTTTGGGAGACCAAGTAGGTGCCATTGGGCAGATAAATAATCCGCCCACCGTTGGGGTGAGCATTTAGTAAAGATTGAATTGCGGCTGTGTCGTCGGTCATACCATCTCCCTTGGCCCCAAAGTTCTTGACATTGAGTACGCCAGCATCTGCTGGGAAAACAATATTCTCCCGATGGCGATCGATTTTATTAGTTTTATTGAGTTTGTATTGTCTGTTTTGCTTGCTCGCAGAGACAAAACCCAGTGGCAAGATCGAAATTGCACCTAGAATTAATAATTTGACAATTATTGAAACTTTCATGTTTGACAATTTAGATAAATTAACAACACGTCCTTCGATCGAAGATTAAAAGTCGTAAGTACAAATTTGTTCAAAGATCGGCTTTTATGCGGAATTATTTGACTGAAATTTTTGATAAGATTAGATAATAAATTAATGTATCGTTCGAGCGATACTTTGTCTGTATCTATGTTTGACTGATGGAGAATAAAGCCGATCGGATGAAGGGTCTATGATTCTCAAAATTGATAGCTGAGTTTGTGAGTAAATTAACTTTCTTTTGTTTAGAACAGTGAAACGATTAAAAGTTCTAATATCTGCTTATGCTTGTAGACCCGGAGAAGGTTCCGAACCTGGAGTTGGTTGGAATGTCGTTCGAGAGTTGGTCGAGTATCACGATCTTTGGGTACTGACGCGATCGGATAACCGGACATCGATCGAATTAGCATTAACCCGCGATCCTTTGCCGGGATTGCATTTTATCTATTGCGATCCCCCTCTCCTCGTTCAAAGGCTAAACTACAATTACAAGTTAGTTCATTTGCATTACTACGCATGGCAAATTGCTGCATACATGGTAGCCCGTAATTTACATAAAGAAATAAATTTTGACATAGTACATCACGTTACTTATGTGAGGTATTCATCGCCTAGTTTTCTCGCGCTCCTGCCCGTGCCGTTTATCTGGGGGACAGTTGGTGGTGGCGAGTCAGCCCCTAAAGCTTTTTGGGAAGATTTTAGCTGGCGGGGAAAAGTTTATGAGTTGACCCGTAGTTTAGCGCACCGGATCGGGGAACTCGATCCCTTTACGCGGTTGACTGCTCGACGAAGTATCCTGGTACGCGCGACAACGGAGGAGACAGCCACTCGGTTGCGTCAAATGGGTGCGAAAGATGTCGAGATTTTTCCAGAATCAGGCTTGTCCGAGGTCGAAATCGAGCAGTTAGCTCAAATTCCATTACCGATCGATCGATCCAACATCCGCTTTATCAGTATGGCAAGACTGCTGCATTGGAAAGGACTGCATTTAGGCATTCGTGCCTTTGCTCGCGCAAATATTCCTAATAGCGAGTATTGGATTTTAGGCGATGGTGTTGAAAAACAGCGATTAGAAGCCTTGGTGGTAAGCTTGGGGATCGAAGATCGAGTAAAATTCTGGGGTCGCCTCCCACGGCAGGACACTTTACAAAAACTAGCCGAATCTACTGTATTACTTCATCCGAGTTTGCATGACTCTGGGGGCTGGGTCTGCTTAGAAGCTATGGCAGCAGGTCGCCCCCCGATCTGCTTGAATTTGGGAGGTCCAGCAACTCAAGTAACCACAGAAACTGGTTTTAAAATTTCGGCTCAAACACCCGATCTCGCAGTGGCTGGTTTGGCAGCGGCGATGACTCAATTAGCTGGGGATCGGGAGTTATTGGCGAGCATGAGTCAGGCCGGACGAGAGCGGGTGAAGGAGGTTTATAGTTGGCAACACAAAGGTTACCTATTAGCGCAGCTCTACAGCACAATTGGGTGTGTTGATGAATAACGATCGAATTTTAGCTCAGACGCTGATAAATTTCGATTAACTGTTGGTAATTTTGGGTAGCTGTATACTTAGCTTCATATTCAGCGCGGGCGCGAGCGCGCATTTCTAGGACTGAGTTGGGATGGTTCAAACACCATTCAACTTTTTCAGCCAAGTCTTGAGGATCGCTAGGGTTAAAACACAGTCCGGTTTGATAAGGATCGATCAGCTCGGCGATCGCCCCGATATTAGATGCAATTACAGGTGTTCCTTTGGCAAATGCTTCGATCGCCACCCGACCGAAAGTTTCATACCATTTTGATGGGAAAATCAAAAACATCGCCTCGCCCATCAACCGATGCACCTCTGCAATGGGTCTTTTTCCCAGCCACTCGATGTGTGGCATTCGCTCGATCGCGTCCATCACCAGTTCTGCTAATGGACCCTCCCCAACAATCTTCAAAGGAACTTTATCACTCAGACGTTCCCAAGCAGATAGCAGGACATCCAAGCCCTTTTCGACTGAGAGTCTACCAACATACAAAGCATAGCCACCACTCCCGCTGCCAACTCCTGGATCGGGGTGGACAAAATTAGGCTTAACAATCATTTTATCGGCGGGAAAACCTGCCTCGATAAATTTCTGACGGGCAAACTCACTCAGGGTAATAAATAAATTGACTCGATCGAACCAAGTGCCGATCGTGCGATGTAAGGTCAACATCGCAACAGTTGCCGCCGTTGCACCGCGATTCTCTCGATAGCAAGCATGGATAATTCCTGGGTAAGGTATCGATTTTCCCAAGCAATCCTCACAGACGCGACCATCTCGAAAAAACAGTCCATTTGGGCAAATCAGCCGATAGTTTCGCAGCGTTTGAATCA harbors:
- a CDS encoding glycosyltransferase family 4 protein, translating into MKDRLRILSIHNNYKIRGGEDESRESEERLLKEMGHEVDFYEESNNRIDDLNLAQLALKTVWSQESYQAVRQKLKQNRYDSIHVQNFFPLISPSVYYAAKAEDVPVIQTLRNYRLICPNGLFFRDGRVCEDCLGKSIPYPGIIHACYRENRGATAATVAMLTLHRTIGTWFDRVNLFITLSEFARQKFIEAGFPADKMIVKPNFVHPDPGVGSGSGGYALYVGRLSVEKGLDVLLSAWERLSDKVPLKIVGEGPLAELVMDAIERMPHIEWLGKRPIAEVHRLMGEAMFLIFPSKWYETFGRVAIEAFAKGTPVIASNIGAIAELIDPYQTGLCFNPSDPQDLAEKVEWCLNHPNSVLEMRARARAEYEAKYTATQNYQQLIEIYQRLS
- a CDS encoding DUF1816 domain-containing protein; the protein is MKTRNHTLNQQYHFLLHSVARSFFTSSSSNGGTIVRQLVDRKRLVLMDSDNYKSLISNARDYCTPAWWIEIFTAQPKCTYYFGPFDRIWEAETAVSGYLEDLQSELAQGIQAQINKCCQPDLLTIEYDPSDNSPSQMV
- a CDS encoding glycosyltransferase family 4 protein, with the translated sequence MKRLKVLISAYACRPGEGSEPGVGWNVVRELVEYHDLWVLTRSDNRTSIELALTRDPLPGLHFIYCDPPLLVQRLNYNYKLVHLHYYAWQIAAYMVARNLHKEINFDIVHHVTYVRYSSPSFLALLPVPFIWGTVGGGESAPKAFWEDFSWRGKVYELTRSLAHRIGELDPFTRLTARRSILVRATTEETATRLRQMGAKDVEIFPESGLSEVEIEQLAQIPLPIDRSNIRFISMARLLHWKGLHLGIRAFARANIPNSEYWILGDGVEKQRLEALVVSLGIEDRVKFWGRLPRQDTLQKLAESTVLLHPSLHDSGGWVCLEAMAAGRPPICLNLGGPATQVTTETGFKISAQTPDLAVAGLAAAMTQLAGDRELLASMSQAGRERVKEVYSWQHKGYLLAQLYSTIGCVDE
- a CDS encoding glycoside hydrolase family 55 protein; this encodes MKVSIIVKLLILGAISILPLGFVSASKQNRQYKLNKTNKIDRHRENIVFPADAGVLNVKNFGAKGDGMTDDTAAIQSLLNAHPNGGRIIYLPNGTYLVSQTIVWPPGTPGKGNEYKNTILQGQSQSGVTIKLKDSAAGFTIATTPKAVIFTGPAPAQRFGNSIRNLTVDTGTNNPGAIGIQFNANNQGSLRNVTIQSQDGQGINGLDMNFADEIGPLLVKNLTVIGFQYGIRTGFRINSQTLENISLQNQSVYGLYNTGQIVNIRGLKSDNTVTAIYNAGGRMTLLDSALNGTGAASRQPAIRSDFPLDLLVRNLKTSGYQVAIQNQDRPQVGATIAEFISSGGTINQFPSPRQTLNLPIKETPDVPWDNPAQTAWANVGSFGAIPGDGKDDTAAIQAAIDSGKTTVYLPVGVYHLNKTILIRNNVRRIVGTEAIVEVPKTVNPGFKVIGGKNPIVVFERIGSGYNPTTTLENASSRTLVIRDATNVSGNMTGSGDVFIENVVSNPWQTWTFNRQNVWARQFNVENTGTHITNNGGKLWILGLKTERGGTLIDTKGGGKTELLGGLAYSTTVGPDGTQNYPMFINNDSSISITLGEVNHGGSPNYTTYVREIRGKLVRDLTGSSLPNYVGSGKQIPLYVGYPIEK
- a CDS encoding GumC family protein, whose translation is MSIVVKPGEDNGQESHLNRQSHSGMLNADTLGTNSDEGGLDFSQVFGAIQRRIRIVIAITILATGATIVWNRTRPPAYEGSFKVLIEPVTVEGQVVSAVTGTRASVEAQDLDGAHSSKTTLDYPTQIQLLLSSKILLPVATKLKPTYPQISYEKLKASLTIGRLKDTTETKILEVRYASRSENETKQVLNLVSNAYIQYSLSERQTNVRRAIKFVDDQLPNVKTQVSYLESALQNFREKNQLIDPTTLGSQLGVQMSNTKQEQQTTQVELAKAKQLYRSLEQQLQLQPKSAEAASVLSEAPGYQQLVKQIQDIDVELEGLSAELTDEHPKIISLREKRKKLLPLLQAKSDSLLGSNLSQSTPNAQSLPYQNALRQDLSKQFIAVATQVKVLEAKLKSLNEASQILATETGKLPIISRQYENLQRQLKIATEQLSKFLQKREELMINAARQEVPWEIIAAPSVGAVSSSGLLKDVVLGSILGLLIGSGAALVVDKMNDVIYSIKDLREEINIAILGLIPQREDERKALKHANSRKDKGILPPLSEDDEIVHHYRFSPFIESFRALNSQLRLLNPDLPIRSLVVSSALPNEGKTTIAIQLAQAAAAMGQRVLLVNADLRKPSLQNLVDRHHNRETLEGLTDVIAGTTKLMDTVQLLPGETNLFVLLAGSVTLDPTSILSSKKMQELVQNCEHNFDLVIYDTVPLNFADSLLLIPQTDGLLMVTRLGKVHREALRNALRTLEVSKVAVLGTVVNMVDDPGIVANYGQNSTKRKVRS